A region from the Drosophila ananassae strain 14024-0371.13 chromosome 2L, ASM1763931v2, whole genome shotgun sequence genome encodes:
- the LOC6500417 gene encoding zinc finger protein interacting with ribonucleoprotein K, with protein MHEEMTEKDSQCRICLLQPKDESLMPTETNFLEQIRSCTGIQMTETSNGSSLICTSCALLLRAALKLRTLCQEAQKELERIQDEESAKVDEEKDNEEGADSDAMFEEYVVTLDGTEFSSDVDEIISIEPADSLPPSPIREEPLSMDGGVSCSEPENSSAQALLFSCNLCPNVYSHRVKLTAHLKVHNNDKPHECEICHKRFRQTTQLARHMNTHTGNRPYKCDFCDSCFGDPSTRIKHQRIHTNERPYKCKFCAKTFSYSNVLRVHMKTHTGERPFGCRLCHKTFSQPHHRKYHEKTHK; from the exons ATGCATGAGGAAATGACTGAAAAGGATTCCCAGTGTCGCATCTGCCTTTTGCAGCCCAAGGATGAGTCGCTTATGCCCACAGAGACCAATTTCCTGGAGCAGATCCGAAGTTGCACCGGGATTCAG ATGACGGAAACTTCAAATGGGTCCAGTCTTATATGCACCAGTTGCGCCCTGCTGCTACGGGCGGCGTTGAAGCTGAGGACTCTTTGCCAGGAGGCGCAGAAGGAGCTGGAGCGAATACAAGACGAGGAATCTGCTAAAGTAGATGAAGAAAAGGATAACGAGGAAGGCGCTGACAGTGATGCCATGTTCGAGGAGTATGTGGTTACATTGGATGGCACCGAATTCTCCTCAGATGTCGATGAAATCATCAGCATTGAGCCCGCCGATTCACTGCCTCCTTCGCCTATAAGGGAAGAGCCGTTGTCCATGGACGGCGGCGTTTCATGTTCCGAACCAGAAAATAGCTCCGCTCAAGCGTTACTATTTTCCTGTAATTTATGTCCAAATGTTTATAGTCATCGTGTCAAGTTGACGGCTCACTTGAAAGTTCACAATAACGATAAGCCGCACGAGTGCGA AATCTGCCACAAACGATTCCGCCAGACTACGCAGCTAGCTAGGCACATGAACACTCACACCGGCAATCGTCCCTATAAATGCGATTTCTGCGACTCTTGCTTTGGGGATCCCTCCACCCGAATCAAGCACCAAAG GATACACACAAATGAAAGGCCGTACAAGTGCAAGTTCTGTGCAAAAACGTTTTCTTATTCCAACGTGCTACGAGTTCACATGAAGACGCATACGGGAGAACGTCCATTCGGATGCCGACTTTGCCATAAAACATTCTCCCAACCGCATCATAGAAAATACCATGAAAAAACACACAAGTGA
- the LOC123257005 gene encoding zinc finger protein OZF has protein sequence MKTESNEKWIVCRVCLNNPIDGEELLQEIFSQNASTRLDQMLHICAGIPVSQDDNFPDKMCSKCVRCLRFAYKFRLTCQRSHQHIMDMLDREASNSGIENESLSLADDLKIWEEDISQFNVKLEEELKHQQTEEQEDQSAGQLVTYVVEDAILFDANDEHTEEEYETVQTAVEETESENFAEYEEFELVTAEHSPSPPEDTSKARNRKGQNKKIDSNDYNDDALSMDDHESMEAEEIPRPKASINRQRQNKKRAQQSRAVTDRNTVEKKLGRKPHGKFCSFICDVCGNIYPTQARLTEHLKFHSGVKPHECEICGRGFVQNQQLVRHMNTHTGNRPYKCNYCPAAFADRSTKTKHHRIHTKERPYECDVCSRTFTYSDNLKFHKMIHTGEKPHTCDICGKGFVRAYKMRLHRMTHEKRGPWKSVQVDAEAEEDGVKDMQELLR, from the exons ATGAAAACCGAGTCCAACGAGAAGTGGATCGTGTGCCGAGTGTGCCTAAACAATCCCATCGATGGCGAGGAGTTGCTCCAGGAGATTTTTAGCCAGAATGCCAGTACGCGGCTGGATCAAATGTTACATATTTGTGCCGGGATTCCC GTCAGCCAAGATGACAACTTCCCGGACAAGATGTGCAGTAAGTGTGTGCGCTGTCTGCGTTTTGCTTACAAGTTCCGACTCACCTGCCAGCGCTCCCACCAGCACATCATGGACATGCTAGATCGCGAGGCGAGCAACTCAGGAATAGAAAACGAAAGTCTTTCCCTAGCCGATGACCTGAAGATCTGGGAAGAAGACATCAGCCAGTTTAACGTCAAGCTTGAAGAGGAATTGAAGCACCAACAGACGGAGGAGCAAGAGGATCAGTCAGCGGGTCAGCTGGTCACCTATGTGGTGGAGGACGCGATTTTATTCGATGCCAACGACGAACACACAGAAGAAGAATATGAGACTGTTCAGACGGCAGTCGAAGAAACAGAGTCGGAAAATTTCGCAGAATACGAAGAATTTGAGCTGGTCACAGCCGAGCACAGTCCCTCGCCGCCAGAGGATACATCCAAAGCGCGCAACCGTAAAGgtcaaaataagaaaatcgATTCCAATGATTACAATGATGATGCACTTAGTATGGACGACCATGAAAGTATGGAGGCTGAGGAAATACCCAGACCGAAAGCATCAATTAATCGACAGCGACAGAACAAAAAGCGAGCTCAGCAATCCAGGGCAGTTACGGATCGAAATACTGTTGAAAAGAAACTCGGCCGAAAGCCGCACGGTAAATTCTGTTCTTTCATTTGTGATGTTTGCGGGAATATATATCCAACTCAGGCCAGACTTACAGAGCACCTGAAGTTCCACTCCGGTGTAAAGCCACATGAATGCGA GATCTGTGGACGTGGCTTTGTCCAAAACCAGCAGTTGGTGAGACACATGAACACGCACACTGGGAATAGACCATACAAATGTAACTACTGCCCAGCCGCCTTTGCCGATCGGTCTACCAAGACCAAGCACCATAG GATACATACTAAGGAACGCCCATACGAGTGTGATGTTTGCTCGCGAACCTTTACCTATTCCGATAACCTGAAGTTCCACAAAATGATTCACACAGGGGAGAAGCCTCACAC TTGTGATATTTGCGGCAAGGGATTTGTAAGGGCCTACAAAATGCGTCTGCATCGCATGACGCATGAGAAAAGAGGTCCCTGGAAATCGGTGCAAGTGGACGCCGAAGCTGAGGAAGACGGCGTCAAAGATATGCAAGAGTTGCTCAGATAG
- the LOC6500418 gene encoding zinc finger protein 62 homolog, protein MRDQAPQASPSEAPATRQKWIVCRVCLQQPKEPMACIFNDESTKDMTQMIMECGGVPIKKFDHYPDKICDKCSRALKIAFKFRQTCQNSYKHLRQFVAPVEVEHETASKQEDTEEHETAAEETEEELEEQTYIEGEGENAGDVAASEFQDEFEEEILLKLEKDNIVHFKSENVEEDGIIEEVYDVYEAFEGDIITEQAVFEQDFGDQSVSGLSADIEYLDPVEQDQDQDQDQLTESANEDEEKFFSNKMVRTAGTNRAAPKRRANSRNKTNDSLESPESATTITLKSGSRGNALKIRRGNNQAIKSEIVGEEGISIGEMLARKHSGIKTKGGHKIIVGDKKEFKYICDVCGNMYPSQSRLTEHIKVHSGIKPHECEICGHCFAQAQQLARHMNTHTGNRPYKCSYCPAAFADLSTRNKHHRIHTNERPYECDVCHKTFTYTNTLKFHKMIHTGEKPHVCDVCGKGFPQAYKLRNHKVIHERRNGREAVDGMMPYDTANIVGLEM, encoded by the exons ATGAGAGATCAGGCCCCACAAGCTTCACCTTCAGAGGCACCTGCGACCCGCCAGAAGTGGATAGTGTGCCGGGTGTGCTTGCAGCAGCCCAAGGAGCCAATGGCCTGCATTTTCAACGACGAATCCACGAAGGACATGACACAGATGATTATGGAGTGTGGTGGAGTGCCA ataaaaaaatttgatcaCTATCCGGACAAGATATGTGACAAGTGCTCCCGGGCACTGAAGATTGCCTTCAAGTTCCGTCAGACGTGTCAGAACTCATACAAGCATCTTCGGCAGTTTGTGGCACCGGTTGAGGTTGAGCACGAGACTGCCAGCAAGCAGGAAGATACAGAGGAGCATGAGACAGCGGCCGAGGAGACGGAGGAGGAACTCGAGGAGCAAACCTACATTGAAGGTGAGGGAGAGAACGCGGGAGATGTAGCCGCCTCGGAATTCCAGGACGAATTTGAAGAGGAAATCCTCTTGAAACTCGAAAAGGATAACATCGTCCATTTTAAGAGTGAAAACGTTGAGGAAGATGGCATTATCGAGGAAGTCTACGACGTGTACGAGGCTTTTGAGGGGGACATCATAACAGAACAGGCCGTTTTCGAGCAGGATTTCGGCGATCAGTCGGTTTCCGGGCTTTCGGCAGACATCGAGTACCTGGATCCGGTAGAACAAGATCAGGATCAAGACCAGGATCAATTAACTGAGAGCGCCAATGAGGACGAGGAGAAATTTTTCTCCAACAAAATGGTAAGGACCGCTGGAACGAATCGAGCAGCACCCAAGCGTCGCGCCAACAGCCGTAACAAGACAAACGACTCGTTAGAATCGCCAGAATCAGCAACAACGATCACCTTAAAGTCCGGGTCCCGAGGTAATGCCCTTAAGATTCGCCGCGGAAATAACCAGGCGATTAAGTCGGAAATCGTTGGAGAGGAAGGTATTTCCATTGGGGAGATGCTGGCGCGAAAGCACTCCGGCATCAAGACCAAAGGCGGTCACAAAATCATCGTCGGCGATAAGAAGGAATTCAAGTACATCTGCGATGTGTGTGGCAATATGTATCCCTCCCAGAGCCGCCTCACCGAGCACATTAAAGTGCATTCTGGAATCAAGCCCCACGAGTGCGA AATCTGTGGTCACTGCTTCGCCCAGGCTCAGCAGCTGGCGCGTCATATGAACACGCACACTGGAAATCGGCCGTATAAGTGTAGCTACTGCCCCGCAGCCTTTGCGGATTTGTCCACCCGCAATAAACACCACAG AATCCACACCAACGAGCGTCCCTACGAGTGCGACGTGTGCCACAAGACCTTCACATACACCAACACACTTAAGTTCCACAAGATGATTCACACAGGGGAGAAGCCCCATGT ATGCGATGTGTGCGGAAAAGGCTTTCCCCAGGCATACAAGCTGCGGAACCACAAGGTTATCCATGAACGGCGCAACGGCCGGGAAGCCGTCGACGGAATGATGCCCTATGACACGGCCAACATAGTGGGTCTGGAGATGTAG
- the LOC6500123 gene encoding endoribonuclease ZC3H12A: MRIKMNCELQEQQKHQKHQPHQQQKLENHQQQQLSSNKLPVRKQESCSDDEDENVSRTERQNLEFAKKLGYSEQSIHSALTRLGSEAKQNELLAELIKLTADAPRPAPNSTSTASSGSAPASGTSCSLRHIVIDGSNVALSHGNNLVFSCRGIRICVDWFRQRGHREITAFVPNWRKELANNNISDRELLYELEHERVLVFTPSRHLDGKRVSCYDDRFILKLAVETDGIVVSNDNYRDLVLENHEFRRVVQERLLMYSFVNDIFMPPDDPLGRSGPNLDLFLCSQTQQKMADAQQLCPYGKKCTYGQKCKFRHQNQGSLLQRLPLQASHSAPLHSNGGPQMVSPIGNNNSVKINSLISREPLGRTKSNTIEQVCQGFTAQMDISEGSAVDSSQQPNRHKKLQRQQPPPAYPLLMPLQQPQHVQLTNYHHQYLTRTPSAPVSDHGHVLPLPARNYAHLSASDSRINEELHASHQLPREEQRRLLRYHLSSLFPPHQVHAVLQLYPEETDAKTVCAAILNLFPHN, from the coding sequence ATGCGCATCAAGATGAATTGCGAACTGCAAGAGCAACAAAAACATCAGAAGCACCAGccacaccaacaacaaaagcTAGAAAaccaccagcaacaacaactaagTAGCAACAAGTTACCAGTGAGAAAGCAGGAGAGCTGCTCGGATGACGAAGATGAAAATGTGAGCCGGACAGAGCGACAGAATCTGGAGTTTGCGAAGAAGCTGGGCTACAGCGAACAGTCCATACATTCGGCCTTAACCCGTTTGGGTTCCGAGGCCAAGCAGAATGAACTGCTGGCGGAGCTCATCAAGCTAACGGCAGATGCTCCCCGTCCCGCCCCTAATAGTACCAGCACCGCCTCCTCTGGATCCGCGCCCGCTTCTGGAACCTCCTGTTCCTTGCGCCACATTGTCATCGATGGCAGTAATGTGGCCCTCTCGCACGGCAACAACCTGGTCTTCTCCTGCCGAGGCATTCGCATATGCGTGGACTGGTTCCGTCAGCGGGGCCATCGCGAGATCACTGCCTTCGTGCCCAATTGGAGAAAAGAACTGGCCAACAATAATATATCAGATCGTGAGCTGCTTTACGAGCTGGAGCACGAGCGAGTCCTGGTCTTCACCCCGTCCAGACATTTAGATGGAAAGCGGGTCTCCTGCTACGACGATCGATTCATACTGAAGTTGGCTGTAGAGACCGATGGCATTGTGGTGTCCAACGACAACTACAGGGACCTGGTGCTCGAGAATCACGAGTTTCGGCGGGTCGTGCAGGAGCGCCTGTTGATGTACTCGTTTGTGAATGACATATTTATGCCGCCAGACGATCCGCTGGGCAGATCGGGCCCAAATCTAGACTTATTCCTGTGCTCACAGACGCAACAAAAGATGGCCGATGCCCAACAACTGTGTCCGTACGGAAAGAAGTGCACTTATGGGCAAAAGTGTAAGTTCCGGCATCAGAATCAGGGGTCCTTGCTACAGCGACTGCCGCTCCAGGCATCTCATAGCGCTCCGCTGCACAGCAATGGTGGCCCACAAATGGTCAGTCCGATAGGAAATAACAACAGTGTCAAGATCAACTCACTAATCAGCCGAGAGCCTTTGGGTCGCACCAAGTCCAACACCATAGAGCAGGTATGTCAGGGCTTCACTGCCCAAATGGATATATCCGAAGGTTCAGCCGTGGATTCGTCCCAGCAGCCGAATCGCCACAAGAAACTGCAGCGGCAACAACCGCCACCCGCCTATCCTCTTTTGATGCCGCTCCAGCAGCCGCAGCATGTTCAGCTAACCAACTATCACCACCAGTATCTGACGCGCACACCATCCGCTCCGGTGTCGGATCACGGTCACGTTCTGCCACTGCCCGCTCGCAACTACGCACATTTGTCCGCCTCGGATTCACGGATTAACGAGGAACTACACGCATCACATCAACTGCCTAGGGAGGAACAACGCCGCCTGTTACGCTACCACTTGAGCAGTCTGTTTCCGCCACATCAAGTCCATGCCGTGCTGCAGCTGTATCCCGAGGAGACCGACGCCAAGACCGTCTGTGCAGCTATACTTAATTTATTTCCGCATAATTAG